From a single Rhodococcus qingshengii JCM 15477 genomic region:
- the dnaK gene encoding molecular chaperone DnaK has product MTTAVGIDLGTTNSVIASWQGGEPVVISNVEGARTTPSVVAFTENGERLVGQLARRQAILNPKGTIYSAKRFIGRHYDEISEEAKAVSFDVVAGDNGEARFDVRGKKYAPEEISALVLRKLVDDASKFLGEKVKEAVITVPAYFNDAQRNATKDAGRIAGLEVLRIINEPTAAALAYGMDKQTHETVLVFDLGGGTFDVSLLDVGEGVVEVRSTAGDSHLGGDDFDRRVVDYLADEFQRAENIDLRKDAQALQRLFEAAEKAKVELSSVTQAQVNLPFVTADANGPKHLTTTIMRSKFDDLTADLVERCLGPVKQAMSDAKVAANDIDEVILVGGSTRIPAVQALVRRLTGGKDPHMGVNPDEVVALGAAVQAGVLKGEVSDVLLLDVTPLSLGVETQGGVMTKIIERNTTIPARRSEVFSTAEDNQSAVDVVVLQGERERAADNRVLGRFRLEDIRPAPRGEAQVEVIFDIDANGILNVTARDKDTGKEQSITISEQGNLDQGEVERMLAEAERNRGEDEALRKAVDARNGLDSVAYQVERRLAELGDSAPPHEKARAEMLVADARKAVQDGASPEEVQPLTSELQQLLYGLVPDQSDDGQAGGADAASSDDGDVIDAEFDRS; this is encoded by the coding sequence ATGACAACTGCTGTAGGCATCGACTTGGGCACAACCAACTCGGTCATCGCAAGCTGGCAAGGCGGCGAGCCGGTGGTGATCTCCAATGTGGAGGGAGCACGGACGACGCCTTCGGTGGTGGCGTTCACCGAGAACGGTGAGCGTCTGGTGGGCCAGCTTGCCCGACGGCAGGCGATCTTGAATCCGAAGGGCACGATCTACTCGGCGAAACGCTTCATCGGACGTCACTACGACGAGATCTCCGAGGAAGCCAAAGCGGTCAGCTTCGACGTCGTAGCGGGTGACAACGGTGAGGCCCGCTTCGACGTGCGCGGCAAGAAATACGCACCAGAGGAGATCAGCGCTCTCGTGCTGCGCAAGCTCGTCGACGACGCGAGCAAGTTCCTCGGTGAGAAGGTGAAGGAAGCGGTCATCACTGTTCCTGCCTACTTCAACGACGCGCAACGAAACGCCACCAAGGACGCCGGCCGTATCGCAGGCCTCGAGGTTTTGCGGATTATCAACGAACCGACCGCTGCGGCACTCGCGTACGGCATGGACAAACAGACCCACGAAACCGTACTGGTCTTCGACCTCGGCGGCGGAACCTTCGATGTGAGCCTGCTGGACGTCGGAGAGGGGGTAGTCGAGGTTCGTTCCACGGCCGGCGACTCCCACTTGGGCGGCGACGACTTCGATCGACGCGTGGTGGACTACCTCGCCGACGAATTCCAGCGCGCGGAGAACATCGATCTGCGTAAGGATGCGCAGGCGTTGCAACGACTGTTCGAAGCCGCGGAGAAGGCAAAGGTTGAGCTGTCCTCGGTGACCCAGGCCCAGGTAAACCTGCCTTTCGTCACCGCTGACGCGAATGGTCCCAAACATCTCACCACTACGATCATGCGATCGAAGTTCGATGATTTGACTGCCGATCTGGTGGAACGGTGCCTCGGCCCGGTGAAGCAGGCCATGAGTGACGCCAAGGTCGCCGCCAACGACATCGACGAAGTGATACTGGTCGGCGGTTCGACACGTATCCCGGCTGTACAGGCGCTGGTTCGCCGGCTGACCGGCGGCAAGGACCCCCACATGGGCGTCAACCCGGACGAGGTCGTTGCCCTCGGAGCCGCAGTCCAGGCAGGCGTGCTCAAAGGCGAGGTTTCCGATGTGTTGTTACTCGATGTCACCCCACTGTCCCTCGGCGTCGAGACGCAGGGCGGGGTGATGACGAAGATCATCGAGCGGAACACGACGATCCCGGCACGGCGCAGCGAAGTGTTCTCCACGGCGGAAGACAATCAGTCCGCCGTGGACGTCGTGGTGTTGCAGGGCGAACGCGAACGTGCGGCCGACAACCGGGTGCTGGGCCGGTTCCGGCTGGAAGACATCCGCCCCGCGCCACGTGGCGAGGCCCAGGTGGAAGTCATTTTCGACATCGACGCCAACGGCATCCTGAACGTCACCGCTCGCGACAAGGATACCGGCAAGGAACAGAGCATCACGATCAGTGAACAGGGCAACCTGGATCAGGGTGAGGTCGAGCGCATGTTGGCGGAGGCCGAACGGAACCGGGGTGAGGACGAGGCGCTGCGCAAGGCGGTCGACGCGCGCAACGGGCTCGATTCGGTTGCGTATCAAGTGGAGCGGCGACTCGCCGAACTCGGTGACAGTGCCCCGCCGCATGAGAAGGCGCGGGCCGAGATGCTGGTTGCCGACGCCCGAAAGGCCGTGCAGGACGGCGCTTCACCCGAAGAGGTTCAGCCACTCACCTCGGAGCTGCAACAGCTGCTCTACGGACTTGTGCCGGACCAGTCGGACGACGGCCAAGCAGGCGGCGCTGATGCTGCGTCGTCGGATGACGGCGACGTGATCGACGCCGAATTCGATCGAAGCTGA
- a CDS encoding glutathione-independent formaldehyde dehydrogenase produces the protein MKALVYDGPREVHVKDVPDARIENPTDVLVKITSTNICGSDLHMYEGRTDLEPGMVLGHENLGIVAEVGNAVVKVSPGDRVCLPFNIGCGFCRNCEEGLTAFCLTVHPDPKMAGAAFGFAGMGPFWGGQAEYLRVPFGDFNCLRLPEDAQDKETDYVMLSDIFPTGWHCTRLADMQPGDSMVVYGAGPVGLMAAYLAMIQGASKVMIVDRHPDRLRLAEEIGVVPIDDSKGDPVEQVLEQTNGKGADKGCECVGYQAHDPQGHEDAAMTMNRLVDSVRFTGHIGVVGIFLPQDQNGPDELERNGKIAFDMGKFWFKGQKIGTGQANVKHYNRQLRDLIHEDRAKPSWIISHELPLAEAESGYQHFDARDDGWTKVVLHP, from the coding sequence ATGAAAGCGCTTGTATACGACGGGCCTCGAGAGGTCCACGTCAAGGACGTGCCCGATGCGCGGATCGAGAATCCGACAGATGTGCTGGTGAAGATCACGAGCACCAACATCTGCGGGTCGGATCTACACATGTACGAAGGCCGCACCGATCTGGAGCCCGGAATGGTCCTCGGTCACGAAAACTTGGGCATCGTCGCCGAAGTCGGCAATGCAGTGGTCAAAGTATCGCCAGGGGATCGAGTGTGCTTGCCGTTCAACATCGGCTGCGGCTTCTGCCGAAACTGCGAGGAAGGGTTGACCGCATTCTGCCTGACGGTGCACCCCGATCCGAAGATGGCCGGCGCTGCATTCGGTTTCGCGGGGATGGGCCCGTTCTGGGGCGGACAGGCGGAATATCTGCGAGTGCCGTTCGGCGACTTCAACTGTCTGCGACTGCCCGAGGATGCCCAGGACAAGGAAACCGACTACGTGATGCTGTCGGACATCTTTCCCACCGGATGGCATTGCACCCGCCTGGCCGACATGCAACCCGGCGATTCGATGGTGGTCTACGGCGCTGGCCCAGTCGGTTTGATGGCCGCGTATTTGGCGATGATCCAGGGAGCGAGCAAGGTGATGATCGTCGACCGCCACCCCGACCGACTACGCCTGGCCGAAGAGATCGGCGTCGTCCCCATCGACGACTCGAAGGGCGACCCCGTCGAGCAGGTCCTCGAGCAAACCAACGGGAAAGGCGCAGACAAGGGGTGCGAGTGCGTCGGCTATCAGGCACACGACCCGCAAGGCCACGAGGACGCCGCCATGACGATGAACCGGCTCGTGGATTCGGTGCGCTTCACCGGCCACATCGGGGTGGTCGGCATCTTCCTTCCCCAGGACCAGAACGGCCCCGACGAACTCGAGCGCAACGGCAAGATCGCCTTCGACATGGGCAAATTCTGGTTCAAGGGCCAGAAGATCGGCACCGGACAAGCGAACGTCAAACACTACAACCGGCAACTGCGCGACCTCATCCACGAGGACCGGGCAAAGCCCTCCTGGATCATCTCCCACGAACTCCCGCTCGCCGAAGCCGAATCCGGCTACCAGCACTTCGACGCTCGCGACGACGGCTGGACCAAAGTCGTCCTGCATCCCTGA
- a CDS encoding MFS transporter, translating into MSSSITEHAEDMPGTIDEHRSREMTIGLAVLGVFVTYVPITAVAVALTTIGNATGASTSDLQWVSDSYVIPMAAAVLSAGVFGDLYGRRRIYLIGMLLTILGAAIAGVAGTLADVSTIHLLWAGQAVSGLGAGMLLPTTLALIGHAVPNPRERGKFIGLWATGMMLGLALGPLVAGGILEFAEWGWIFAPTAVLAAGAGMFAIAKLPESQSPKGRHLDWPGQISATIAIASSIYGIIEGGASGWTSPHAIIGLGVAAVAFATFVIIELRATTPLMNLALFRAPTFSAAGFSAFIALFSIVGSMFLLSLFLGSVQQLSPLEIGWRLLFVTGIGALINPLVGLTMHRFNAMTLLAGGLALAAVGMLLLTVVDESTGFADLAWRLAIYGFSVAVMMTSVSTAAINAVPWHLAGMAAAANTAMRQYGGALGPAVLGAVFAIRVNGGANPAAAFHTALILTAVLLAIAATGCLVASRSSANPTNHL; encoded by the coding sequence ATGTCGTCATCCATCACCGAGCATGCGGAAGACATGCCTGGGACTATCGACGAGCACCGCAGCCGGGAAATGACCATCGGTCTCGCCGTGCTTGGCGTGTTCGTCACGTACGTCCCGATCACTGCTGTCGCCGTTGCGCTCACCACTATCGGCAACGCCACGGGTGCCAGTACCTCAGACCTCCAATGGGTCTCCGACTCCTACGTCATTCCCATGGCCGCCGCAGTCCTGTCAGCCGGAGTCTTCGGCGACCTCTACGGACGGCGACGCATCTACCTCATCGGTATGCTGCTGACGATCCTCGGAGCTGCCATCGCGGGAGTCGCGGGAACCTTGGCCGACGTCTCGACTATTCACCTCCTGTGGGCCGGGCAAGCCGTATCCGGGCTGGGCGCAGGTATGTTGCTGCCCACCACGCTCGCGCTCATCGGGCACGCTGTACCCAACCCTCGCGAGCGTGGCAAGTTCATCGGACTCTGGGCTACCGGAATGATGCTTGGCCTCGCACTCGGGCCACTGGTGGCCGGCGGCATCCTGGAGTTCGCAGAGTGGGGATGGATCTTCGCTCCGACTGCGGTTCTGGCGGCCGGAGCGGGCATGTTCGCGATCGCCAAACTGCCTGAATCCCAGTCACCCAAAGGTCGTCACCTGGACTGGCCCGGACAGATCTCGGCGACGATCGCGATCGCTTCCTCGATCTACGGCATCATCGAGGGTGGCGCCAGCGGGTGGACCTCACCTCACGCGATAATCGGCCTCGGGGTTGCAGCGGTTGCCTTCGCTACATTCGTGATCATCGAACTCCGTGCCACCACGCCGCTGATGAATTTAGCGCTGTTCCGTGCGCCCACGTTCTCGGCAGCGGGCTTCTCAGCGTTCATCGCACTGTTCTCGATTGTCGGCAGCATGTTCCTTCTCAGCCTCTTCCTTGGGTCCGTTCAGCAGCTCTCGCCGCTCGAAATAGGCTGGCGGCTACTGTTTGTCACCGGCATCGGCGCCCTGATCAACCCTCTTGTGGGCTTGACGATGCATCGGTTCAATGCAATGACACTCCTTGCGGGCGGACTGGCTTTGGCTGCGGTAGGAATGCTGCTCCTGACCGTAGTCGACGAGTCGACCGGGTTTGCCGACCTCGCGTGGCGCCTTGCGATTTACGGCTTTTCCGTTGCTGTCATGATGACCTCGGTATCAACGGCAGCAATCAACGCTGTGCCTTGGCACCTCGCAGGCATGGCTGCAGCCGCGAATACCGCCATGAGGCAGTACGGCGGGGCACTCGGACCGGCCGTTCTCGGTGCCGTCTTCGCGATCCGGGTCAATGGCGGCGCCAATCCGGCGGCCGCGTTTCATACCGCATTGATCCTGACAGCAGTCTTACTGGCCATCGCTGCCACCGGCTGTTTAGTCGCTTCCCGCAGTTCCGCCAATCCCACGAACCATCTCTGA
- a CDS encoding nucleotide exchange factor GrpE, with protein MEMSADHSTTESTTNSADTDQSKTESDRAETADELSQLEDRWRRAVADLDNLRKRYAKDLDRERAAEVAKVSAAWLPILDNLELALAHAGSDPQAVVEGVKAIRDQAVQVLSRLGFERHDEAGVPFSPELHEVVSVVTRPDLPSGTVVEVLRPGYGEDGRQLRPAAVVVSRPEG; from the coding sequence ATGGAAATGTCTGCAGATCATTCGACGACTGAGTCGACTACCAACAGCGCCGACACGGATCAAAGCAAGACCGAGTCCGATCGCGCCGAGACGGCAGACGAGCTGTCTCAACTCGAGGACCGTTGGCGCAGGGCCGTCGCAGATCTGGACAACCTGCGCAAGCGATACGCCAAAGATCTGGACCGTGAACGCGCCGCGGAAGTAGCGAAGGTTTCGGCGGCGTGGCTGCCGATACTGGACAACTTGGAGCTTGCGCTTGCACACGCAGGCAGCGATCCGCAGGCCGTCGTCGAAGGTGTGAAGGCGATCCGGGACCAGGCGGTACAGGTGCTCTCACGACTCGGCTTCGAGCGCCACGACGAGGCCGGTGTGCCGTTCTCCCCGGAACTCCACGAAGTGGTCAGTGTGGTAACCCGACCCGACCTTCCGTCCGGGACCGTGGTCGAGGTCTTGCGCCCGGGTTATGGAGAGGACGGGCGACAGTTGCGGCCCGCCGCGGTGGTCGTCAGCCGCCCAGAGGGGTGA
- a CDS encoding GlcG/HbpS family heme-binding protein, giving the protein MTVNQTSVSLDDAQRVIAAGQAKATEIESPSNIAVVDAGGNLVAHVRMDGAWIASIDISINKAFTARALDVSTEDLAANAGPGEQFYGIHASNAGRIMIFTGGVPLRHNGQVVGAVGVSGGTGEQDKTVAEAAVAAL; this is encoded by the coding sequence ATGACCGTGAACCAGACCTCGGTGTCCCTCGACGATGCGCAGCGGGTCATCGCCGCAGGACAGGCCAAAGCCACCGAGATCGAGTCGCCGTCGAACATTGCGGTGGTCGATGCCGGCGGCAACCTCGTGGCTCACGTGCGGATGGACGGTGCCTGGATCGCCAGCATCGACATCTCGATCAACAAGGCGTTCACCGCGCGGGCATTGGACGTCTCGACCGAGGACCTCGCGGCCAACGCGGGCCCGGGCGAGCAGTTCTACGGGATACACGCCTCCAACGCCGGGCGCATCATGATCTTCACCGGCGGTGTGCCTCTGCGGCACAACGGCCAGGTCGTGGGCGCTGTCGGCGTCAGCGGCGGCACCGGGGAGCAGGACAAGACCGTCGCCGAGGCGGCCGTGGCGGCGCTGTGA
- a CDS encoding LacI family DNA-binding transcriptional regulator, protein MRSTTRTTLRDVAAASGVSVTTVSFVLNNNPKQTIPIATRERVQQAARDLGYVPHGTARALREGSSRIVVLNIAIGRESNYSRSYIRGLDDELAAHQHVLLVKFGPSSAESTRQVVDAITPRAVLTFGEAYLNGNERDDGSWTGGLAATSALQINHLASRGHTNIAMALPSHGTDLRDVRLRFARESAAALDLAPLTSFTMPSPRDAGTDALQEFRASNPTVTAVAAFDDDVALRTLAAMRDLKLTAPRDLAVIGFDATEYGALATPPLTTVHTDAEAHGRLAARGALGIDISDVDLIPGRVIVRATA, encoded by the coding sequence ATGCGAAGTACGACGCGGACGACCTTGCGTGACGTCGCTGCGGCCAGTGGAGTATCTGTGACCACTGTGAGTTTCGTGCTCAACAACAATCCGAAGCAGACCATCCCGATCGCCACGCGGGAGCGCGTCCAGCAAGCCGCGCGCGACCTCGGCTACGTGCCACACGGGACCGCTCGCGCTCTCCGCGAGGGGTCGTCGCGCATCGTCGTCCTCAACATCGCAATCGGACGAGAGAGCAACTATTCACGTAGCTACATTCGCGGCCTCGACGACGAACTCGCCGCCCACCAGCACGTTCTGCTTGTCAAATTCGGGCCCTCCTCCGCGGAATCGACCCGGCAGGTTGTCGACGCGATAACACCGCGGGCCGTCCTGACATTCGGGGAGGCATATCTGAACGGCAACGAACGCGACGACGGCAGTTGGACAGGAGGTCTGGCCGCGACTTCTGCGCTACAGATCAACCACCTGGCCAGCCGCGGCCACACCAACATCGCTATGGCACTGCCCAGTCATGGCACCGACCTGCGTGACGTCCGTCTACGGTTCGCACGCGAGTCCGCTGCAGCGCTCGACTTGGCACCGCTCACATCCTTCACGATGCCGTCACCGAGGGACGCCGGAACCGATGCACTGCAGGAGTTTCGCGCGTCCAACCCCACGGTGACAGCGGTCGCGGCTTTCGACGACGACGTCGCGCTGCGAACTCTGGCAGCCATGAGAGATCTGAAACTCACAGCGCCTCGCGACCTGGCTGTCATCGGGTTCGACGCCACCGAATACGGGGCACTCGCGACCCCACCACTGACAACCGTCCACACCGACGCCGAAGCCCACGGGCGTCTCGCAGCACGCGGTGCCCTCGGGATCGATATCTCGGACGTAGATCTCATTCCCGGGCGGGTCATTGTGAGAGCGACAGCGTGA
- a CDS encoding chaperone modulator CbpM: MSTSTPITQYVLVRRTGLSPDAFAERTGLHPDLARKLVALGLLDAHRYAGGEMSFDPSEVTHAARIQRLRTGLGLNYSAIGLVLDLLDRIERLETAARRRRTSSWTPAA; encoded by the coding sequence ATGAGCACCTCAACGCCGATCACTCAGTACGTATTGGTTCGCCGTACCGGATTGTCGCCGGACGCCTTCGCCGAACGTACTGGCCTGCACCCGGATCTGGCACGAAAACTCGTGGCTCTCGGACTGCTCGACGCCCACCGCTACGCCGGCGGAGAGATGTCGTTCGACCCATCCGAAGTGACCCACGCCGCACGCATCCAACGACTGCGGACGGGTCTGGGTCTCAACTACTCGGCAATCGGGCTCGTGCTCGATCTGCTGGATCGAATCGAAAGACTCGAAACAGCGGCCCGCAGAAGGAGGACATCCTCATGGACACCGGCAGCTTGA
- a CDS encoding DnaJ C-terminal domain-containing protein: MARDYYEVLGVPKGAGTDEIQQAYRKLARKYHPDVNKDPTAEDRFKEVNEAYQVLSDPDTRKRYDRFGDDFRHVPADYDERVRANAAGYGGGGRRVHFGHGVGGEGAVDFEDLFGQMFGGGGGFGPIPGADQEAELELALEEAYQGGKRTLRLDGRQYDVDIPAGVLDGQRIRLAGQGGRGNGDAPPGDLYLVVRIKPHSRFRVQGRDIYVDLPVSPWEAVLGSTVVVPTPGGEAKVKVVPGSSTGRKLRLRGEGMPNPRGANGNLYAEIKVMVPPKPTARERELFEQLGAESNFNPRKET, from the coding sequence ATGGCCCGTGACTACTACGAAGTACTCGGCGTACCGAAGGGCGCCGGCACCGACGAAATTCAGCAGGCGTACCGCAAGCTGGCCCGCAAGTACCACCCCGATGTGAACAAGGATCCCACTGCGGAGGACAGGTTCAAGGAGGTCAACGAGGCCTATCAGGTGTTGTCCGACCCGGACACCCGGAAACGCTATGACCGATTCGGTGACGACTTCCGGCATGTACCCGCGGATTACGACGAACGGGTGCGGGCAAACGCCGCCGGGTACGGCGGTGGCGGGAGACGGGTGCACTTCGGCCACGGTGTCGGTGGTGAGGGTGCCGTCGACTTCGAAGACCTCTTCGGGCAGATGTTCGGCGGAGGCGGTGGGTTCGGACCGATTCCCGGCGCCGATCAGGAGGCCGAACTGGAACTGGCTCTGGAAGAGGCCTATCAGGGCGGAAAACGCACTCTCAGACTGGACGGACGGCAGTATGACGTCGACATTCCAGCCGGCGTCCTGGACGGCCAGCGAATCCGGTTGGCCGGGCAAGGAGGCCGAGGCAACGGTGACGCGCCGCCTGGGGATCTGTACCTCGTGGTGCGGATCAAACCGCATTCACGGTTCCGCGTGCAGGGTCGGGACATCTACGTCGATCTGCCCGTATCGCCATGGGAGGCGGTTCTCGGGTCGACAGTCGTCGTTCCCACACCGGGCGGAGAGGCGAAAGTCAAAGTGGTGCCTGGCTCTTCGACTGGTAGGAAGCTGCGCCTGCGCGGAGAGGGAATGCCGAATCCGCGCGGTGCCAACGGCAACCTCTACGCCGAAATCAAGGTGATGGTTCCGCCGAAACCGACAGCACGTGAACGCGAACTGTTCGAGCAGTTGGGCGCCGAATCGAACTTCAATCCGAGGAAAGAGACATGA
- a CDS encoding putative quinol monooxygenase, translated as MATKALLVRLEAKPGKEEAVEEFLRSALPLVEQEPGTKPWFAVRFGPSSFGIIDAFPDQVARETHLNGPVGKALGERADELFAAPPEISYLDVLAEKV; from the coding sequence ATGGCCACCAAGGCGCTGCTGGTCCGACTTGAAGCGAAGCCCGGCAAGGAAGAAGCGGTCGAGGAATTCCTCCGATCGGCACTGCCGCTCGTCGAGCAGGAGCCCGGCACGAAACCCTGGTTCGCGGTGCGGTTCGGGCCCTCGTCGTTCGGCATCATCGACGCATTCCCGGACCAAGTTGCCCGCGAGACACATCTCAATGGTCCGGTCGGCAAGGCCCTCGGCGAACGCGCCGACGAACTCTTCGCCGCGCCGCCCGAAATCAGCTACCTCGACGTTCTCGCTGAAAAAGTCTGA
- a CDS encoding cysteine hydrolase family protein: MTDYITPRWDRSALVVIDLQRDFLDDGQAAIQGTTGVVPNVASLVKAFRRAGRPVVHVVRLYAPGSSDVDLLRRHVIEAGAEVAAPETVGSQVAEGVLPQGFRLDTELLLAGKTQTVGPCEIVLFKPRWSAFHRTDLESLLRRQDCDTVVVAGCNLPNCPRATLFDASERDFRTVLVTDAVSQTSSERLTDLESIGVNLNTTTDVLASLLAR; encoded by the coding sequence ATGACGGACTACATCACGCCGAGATGGGACCGTTCTGCACTGGTCGTCATCGACCTGCAACGCGACTTTCTCGACGACGGGCAAGCAGCGATCCAGGGCACGACGGGCGTCGTGCCGAACGTCGCGTCGCTGGTGAAGGCCTTCCGGCGTGCCGGACGTCCTGTAGTCCACGTAGTTCGCTTGTACGCACCAGGGAGTTCGGATGTCGACCTATTGCGGCGCCACGTGATCGAAGCGGGTGCCGAGGTGGCCGCGCCGGAAACGGTCGGATCGCAAGTCGCGGAAGGTGTTCTCCCGCAGGGGTTCCGATTGGACACGGAATTGCTTCTCGCAGGAAAGACACAGACCGTCGGCCCGTGCGAGATCGTGCTGTTCAAGCCACGATGGAGTGCATTTCATCGCACCGACCTGGAGTCGCTCCTGCGCCGACAGGATTGTGACACTGTTGTCGTGGCCGGATGCAATTTGCCGAACTGTCCGCGAGCGACTCTGTTCGACGCGAGCGAACGAGACTTTCGGACGGTGCTGGTCACCGATGCCGTGTCGCAGACGAGTTCCGAGCGGCTGACCGATCTCGAAAGTATCGGCGTCAACCTTAATACGACGACCGACGTCCTAGCGTCGTTGCTCGCGAGATAA